ATGGCTATTAAACTTGAAAACACGATTTATAAAGTTGTTGAAGTCAAAGTCCACGCTGGAAGTGGGCAGATGCAGGGTTTCGTTTCAACGCGACTTTTAAATTTATCAACGGGTCATTATACAGAGCGAAGGTTCAGAACGGATGAAAAAATTGAAGATGTTGAATTAGTGCGAAAACCGATGGAGTATATTTACAGCGATGGAGATTTATATTTCTTTATGGATCCGCAGACATATGAACAGGTTAGCGTTCCGAAGGAGTCGCTTGGAAACTTCGCAAAATTTTTAAAGGAGGGAATGAAAGTTGATGTTGAATTTCTAGGTGAAGACCCGATAA
This region of Candidatus Thermokryptus mobilis genomic DNA includes:
- the efp gene encoding elongation factor P; the encoded protein is MVIATEIREGMAIKLENTIYKVVEVKVHAGSGQMQGFVSTRLLNLSTGHYTERRFRTDEKIEDVELVRKPMEYIYSDGDLYFFMDPQTYEQVSVPKESLGNFAKFLKEGMKVDVEFLGEDPISVRSPKTVDLKVVLTGSGVKEAQDNTMKSATLENGIEILVPQFIKEGEIVRVDVETMKYVERVAQKK